The following are encoded together in the Bacillota bacterium genome:
- a CDS encoding sugar nucleotide-binding protein has product MEPIPTSALSRPAARPRYSVLDPFPLPHVLGYRLPHWRDALARHLRVAL; this is encoded by the coding sequence GTGGAGCCCATCCCCACGTCAGCCCTTTCGCGCCCTGCGGCGCGGCCGCGCTACTCGGTTCTCGACCCTTTCCCGCTCCCGCACGTCCTGGGCTACCGGCTCCCGCACTGGCGCGACGCCCTGGCGCGCCACCTGCGTGTTGCACTGTGA